The Sulfitobacter sp. SK011 genome has a window encoding:
- a CDS encoding cytochrome P450: MTALPVDTQMALADLVRDPYPIYKRLRASHPVIKVKSVGRIMLTKAEDTKWVKDNPDVFSSDDPNTPMRRAFLAHTLMRKDGAEHMRERMAMAPAYSSKNITNHWMPIYEKIADDLIAGLPTGETVDLFPALAGPFAARCLAQLLGLPDASDDDMQRWSQTLIDGAGNFGWDPALFEDCDRANAEMDACMDRFIPQHKATPNPSALCAMVTADDPIALSQIRANIKIAIGGGLNEPRDALLTILYGLLTNPDQRDHVVKDGAWGAAFDEGVRWVAPIQVSSRLVTRDTEIRGIMIAKGETVMTVQASANHDEDIWPDGHLYDATRDKHSHQSFGNGPHFCLGKHIARRMLADILLPRLFDRFPKMSLPDPSIVRFRGFGFRGAVNFPVILK, from the coding sequence ATGACGGCGCTGCCTGTCGATACACAGATGGCTCTCGCAGATCTGGTGCGTGACCCCTATCCAATTTACAAACGGTTGCGCGCATCGCATCCGGTGATCAAGGTTAAATCTGTCGGGCGCATCATGCTGACCAAGGCAGAAGACACCAAATGGGTCAAAGACAATCCAGACGTCTTTAGTTCTGATGATCCCAATACGCCGATGCGGCGCGCATTTCTGGCCCACACCCTCATGCGCAAAGATGGTGCTGAGCATATGCGCGAACGTATGGCGATGGCACCGGCCTACAGCTCCAAGAACATCACCAACCATTGGATGCCGATCTACGAAAAAATTGCTGATGACCTTATTGCCGGGCTGCCCACCGGAGAGACAGTTGATCTGTTCCCTGCCCTGGCAGGCCCTTTTGCCGCACGCTGTCTTGCGCAGCTGCTCGGCCTGCCGGATGCCAGTGACGACGATATGCAAAGATGGTCGCAGACCTTGATCGACGGGGCGGGAAATTTTGGCTGGGATCCAGCACTTTTTGAGGATTGCGACCGCGCCAACGCCGAAATGGATGCCTGTATGGATCGGTTCATCCCACAGCATAAGGCGACCCCAAATCCAAGTGCGCTGTGCGCCATGGTAACCGCCGATGATCCAATCGCGCTGAGCCAGATCCGCGCGAACATAAAAATTGCGATTGGTGGCGGTCTGAATGAACCTCGCGACGCGTTGCTTACCATACTTTATGGATTGCTGACCAATCCAGACCAGCGCGATCATGTTGTGAAAGATGGCGCATGGGGTGCTGCTTTTGACGAAGGGGTACGCTGGGTCGCACCTATTCAGGTCAGCTCGCGTTTGGTCACCAGAGATACTGAAATCAGGGGCATCATGATCGCCAAGGGAGAGACGGTAATGACCGTTCAGGCGTCTGCCAATCATGATGAAGATATCTGGCCCGACGGTCATCTTTATGATGCAACACGTGACAAACATTCCCATCAGTCATTCGGCAACGGACCGCATTTTTGTCTGGGCAAACATATCGCTCGTCGGATGCTGGCGGACATTCTGTTGCCACGGCTTTTTGACCGCTTTCCGAAAATGTCACTGCCTGACCCGTCGATCGTGCGTTTTCGCGGGTTCGGATTTCGCGGAGCGGTGAATTTTCCAGTTATACTCAAGTAG
- a CDS encoding TRAP transporter substrate-binding protein, with protein sequence MIGLLKKTAIATVLLALPGSGVWAQDVTLNLHQLLPIQATIPANAIQPWIEKVQTESGGRIKIEHFPSMQLGGTPPELYDQAADGVADIIWTVIGYTPGRFPKTEAFELPFMVGGSTGSSKAFHEYVLANGMDEFSDTHPIVFHTHGPGWIHSTKNVATLEDVAGQKLRGPTRVTAQLLDKLGATPVGMPVPAVPEAMSKGVIDGAIIPWEVTLPLKMSELAKFHSGFVSKPGLYTATFVMTMNKDSYAALPDDLKAVIDANSGPEVSALFGAAMDAADVIGRKVATDAGNAITELDGEKDRWMEVGAQVTADWIAEMDAKGLDGAALVQSATDFIAANAD encoded by the coding sequence ATGATCGGATTACTAAAGAAAACGGCAATAGCGACAGTGCTTTTGGCACTGCCAGGATCAGGTGTCTGGGCGCAGGATGTCACACTGAACCTGCATCAGTTGTTGCCGATACAGGCAACGATCCCTGCCAATGCCATTCAGCCTTGGATCGAAAAGGTTCAGACGGAATCTGGTGGCAGGATCAAAATCGAACATTTCCCCTCAATGCAATTGGGCGGCACGCCTCCCGAACTTTACGATCAGGCAGCAGATGGCGTGGCTGATATCATCTGGACCGTCATTGGCTATACACCGGGCCGGTTCCCCAAAACCGAAGCGTTTGAGCTGCCCTTTATGGTAGGTGGCAGCACAGGTTCGTCCAAGGCATTTCATGAATACGTGCTTGCCAACGGCATGGATGAATTTAGCGACACCCATCCCATTGTCTTCCACACCCATGGTCCGGGATGGATACACAGCACCAAAAATGTCGCAACACTTGAGGATGTTGCGGGTCAGAAACTACGCGGCCCAACCCGCGTCACCGCACAGCTGCTTGATAAGCTGGGCGCAACGCCCGTTGGCATGCCGGTGCCAGCCGTGCCCGAAGCCATGTCCAAGGGTGTGATCGACGGCGCGATCATCCCATGGGAAGTGACCCTGCCACTGAAGATGAGTGAACTGGCCAAATTTCACTCAGGTTTCGTCTCAAAACCCGGGCTTTATACGGCGACTTTTGTGATGACGATGAACAAAGACAGCTATGCAGCCCTGCCTGACGATTTAAAGGCGGTGATCGACGCGAATTCGGGTCCAGAGGTGTCAGCTTTGTTCGGTGCAGCGATGGATGCCGCGGATGTGATCGGGCGCAAGGTCGCCACGGATGCGGGCAACGCCATTACGGAGCTCGACGGTGAAAAGGACCGCTGGATGGAAGTGGGGGCTCAGGTGACTGCGGATTGGATCGCAGAAATGGACGCCAAAGGTCTGGACGGTGCCGCATTGGTGCAAAGCGCCACAGACTTTATTGCGGCAAATGCCGATTAA
- a CDS encoding FAD-dependent oxidoreductase, producing MKSRTKVVVIGGGIAGCSTLYHLTQEGWSDVALVERDELTSGTTWHSAAQVTNFGMTQTMVGLKSHSIALYKKLRDDPEYPVGYHHGDGGIRLANTEAQMQGYRHFASMARGMGVEYEVIDAEECARRHPLISTDNLLGGLWDGEDGDIDPAQLCQALAFHARKAGAEVYRNTPVTGLTQHKDDTWTVHTEHGDIDCDIVVNAGGYRVNEVGAMMGVQHPVASMEHQYFITEDIPAIAAAGHRMPLLRCPISDYYSRQEKGGLLVGFYEQGCKTWGMDGISPSFSNDLCPDDLDRVMDVLEGAFERMPALAEVGIKRVVNGPITYTIDGAPLVGPIPGKRNAYCIIGLRAGLGEGGGHGWLLAQQIVHGEACYDTWVIDPRRFTGHATVELTARKAVEDYQNEFRFHFPHEHRPAGRPAKTTPLTPVLVAEGAEFTVVNGWERVDYIKPSPDFHPSLSFNFDEAFDVVAAEVNNVATNVGLSEVNGFNRIEITGKGRHAFLDRMICGTVPKREGRVGLGYLLNDHGCIKGEATIANLPASDRGPERVWYGSAAASEYHDMDWLTAHLMPDDDVQLRSLTNDQTILVLAGPKARLVLSACARGDWSATAFPWLSVRECCIGFAPATVMGVSFSGELAYEIHVPNASLYAAYLALREAGDAYGLKLFGARAIDSMRMEKGFLHWKADLITEFDPFETGLSRFVKMDKGDFIGKAALLERQAAGPKSQLVTLEIDAAHAPAHPGASLMSGDKVVGTITSADYGHRVGLNLAYAFVTPHLAKPGVAMELDLCGQRVGAHVINQAPYDPNFERMRS from the coding sequence ATGAAATCCAGAACCAAAGTTGTCGTCATCGGCGGCGGCATCGCAGGCTGCTCGACCCTCTATCATCTCACGCAAGAAGGATGGTCTGATGTTGCTTTGGTCGAGCGGGACGAGCTGACCTCAGGCACCACCTGGCACTCGGCCGCGCAAGTCACGAACTTTGGCATGACCCAGACGATGGTGGGCCTCAAATCTCATTCCATCGCGCTTTACAAGAAATTGCGTGACGATCCCGAATATCCGGTTGGGTATCATCACGGCGATGGCGGCATCCGGTTGGCCAACACCGAAGCGCAAATGCAGGGCTATCGGCATTTCGCCTCGATGGCGCGCGGTATGGGCGTGGAATACGAGGTTATCGACGCGGAAGAATGCGCCCGTCGCCATCCGTTGATCTCGACCGACAACCTGCTTGGCGGGCTGTGGGATGGTGAGGACGGTGATATCGATCCTGCCCAACTCTGTCAGGCACTGGCTTTTCACGCACGCAAAGCGGGCGCTGAGGTCTATCGCAATACCCCGGTGACCGGCCTGACCCAGCACAAGGACGATACGTGGACTGTTCACACGGAACATGGCGATATCGACTGTGACATAGTCGTGAATGCCGGCGGCTATCGCGTCAACGAGGTGGGCGCTATGATGGGCGTGCAACACCCAGTCGCCTCGATGGAACATCAGTATTTCATCACGGAAGACATCCCCGCTATTGCAGCGGCCGGGCATCGCATGCCTTTGCTGCGCTGTCCGATCTCGGATTATTATTCCCGTCAGGAAAAGGGTGGTCTGCTGGTTGGGTTCTATGAACAAGGCTGCAAAACCTGGGGAATGGATGGGATCAGCCCAAGCTTTTCCAACGATCTGTGTCCCGATGATCTGGATCGCGTTATGGACGTTCTCGAAGGCGCGTTCGAGCGGATGCCCGCACTCGCAGAGGTCGGCATCAAGCGCGTCGTGAACGGCCCCATTACCTATACAATCGATGGCGCTCCTTTGGTCGGGCCTATTCCGGGCAAGCGCAATGCATATTGCATCATCGGTTTGCGCGCGGGCTTGGGTGAAGGCGGCGGCCATGGCTGGCTTCTGGCGCAGCAGATTGTTCATGGCGAGGCTTGCTACGACACTTGGGTGATCGACCCACGCCGGTTTACCGGACACGCAACCGTGGAACTGACTGCGCGCAAGGCGGTTGAGGATTATCAGAACGAATTCAGGTTCCATTTCCCGCATGAGCACCGTCCAGCGGGGCGTCCCGCCAAGACGACGCCACTCACCCCTGTTCTGGTCGCAGAAGGGGCCGAATTCACTGTCGTGAACGGATGGGAGCGTGTCGATTACATCAAGCCGTCACCGGATTTCCACCCATCCCTGAGCTTCAATTTCGACGAGGCTTTCGATGTGGTCGCGGCAGAAGTGAACAACGTCGCCACAAACGTGGGCTTATCAGAGGTCAACGGCTTCAACCGGATCGAGATTACCGGCAAGGGCCGACACGCATTCCTTGACCGAATGATCTGCGGGACCGTCCCAAAGCGCGAGGGGCGCGTTGGATTGGGCTATCTGCTGAACGATCATGGGTGCATCAAAGGTGAGGCGACGATTGCCAATTTGCCCGCCTCGGATCGTGGTCCTGAACGGGTCTGGTATGGCTCAGCCGCTGCATCAGAATATCATGACATGGACTGGCTCACCGCACATCTCATGCCGGACGACGACGTGCAACTGCGCAGCCTGACCAACGATCAAACGATCCTTGTTTTGGCTGGCCCAAAAGCGCGCCTCGTGCTTTCCGCCTGCGCACGCGGCGATTGGTCAGCCACTGCGTTTCCATGGTTGTCCGTGCGCGAGTGTTGTATCGGTTTTGCACCGGCCACGGTTATGGGCGTCAGTTTCTCGGGCGAATTGGCCTATGAAATCCATGTGCCCAACGCCTCACTTTACGCCGCCTATCTGGCTTTGCGCGAGGCCGGTGACGCATACGGGCTCAAACTCTTCGGGGCCCGCGCGATCGACTCCATGCGCATGGAAAAAGGGTTCCTCCACTGGAAAGCAGACCTGATCACAGAGTTTGATCCCTTCGAGACAGGTCTTTCTCGGTTTGTGAAAATGGATAAAGGTGACTTCATTGGCAAAGCGGCACTGCTCGAACGACAGGCAGCGGGGCCAAAAAGCCAGTTGGTAACGCTGGAAATCGATGCGGCACACGCCCCTGCACATCCGGGCGCATCTTTGATGAGTGGCGATAAAGTGGTCGGCACAATCACATCCGCAGATTATGGACATCGCGTGGGTTTGAACCTCGCCTACGCCTTCGTTACCCCTCATCTGGCAAAACCAGGGGTTGCGATGGAACTGGATCTATGCGGGCAACGGGTTGGTGCGCATGTCATCAATCAAGCTCCTTACGATCCAAATTTCGAACGGATGCGGAGCTAA
- a CDS encoding GntR family transcriptional regulator: MIAHVKRSLEPAMSIRNLSQLDRALLGLRSLVLSGDFAGGQRLPEVAMAKQLGISRTPLRQAMDRLVAEGLLERIETGGCCVATFSKEDIADAIEIRGVIEGTAARLAAERGVDAELLAQSGDALDQIDSALTCAGGLDFDRYVTQNARFHALLALFPNSPIIQKEIDRISLLPLASPSAFLSDQEVIPDFHDSLRYAQRQHRAILDAIICGEGARAEALTREHARLALINFDHLNKARAKLSTRVPGLALVASEPGPGS; the protein is encoded by the coding sequence ATGATCGCGCATGTGAAGCGATCGCTGGAACCTGCCATGTCCATCCGAAACCTTAGCCAACTGGACCGCGCCCTTTTGGGTCTCCGTTCTCTTGTTCTGAGCGGCGATTTTGCTGGAGGGCAGCGATTACCGGAAGTGGCGATGGCCAAACAACTGGGCATCTCGCGGACGCCGCTGCGGCAGGCCATGGACAGGTTGGTTGCAGAAGGTTTGCTGGAACGGATCGAGACCGGTGGATGCTGTGTCGCGACATTTAGTAAAGAAGACATCGCTGATGCCATTGAGATACGCGGCGTGATCGAAGGCACCGCCGCGCGCTTGGCCGCTGAGCGGGGCGTGGATGCAGAGTTGCTGGCGCAGTCGGGCGATGCTTTGGACCAGATCGACAGCGCACTTACCTGCGCGGGGGGGCTCGACTTTGATCGCTACGTCACACAGAACGCGCGGTTTCATGCACTTTTGGCGTTGTTTCCCAACAGCCCCATCATTCAAAAAGAGATTGACCGCATAAGCCTGTTGCCGCTGGCATCGCCGTCGGCGTTTCTTAGTGATCAGGAAGTAATCCCTGATTTTCATGATTCACTGCGGTATGCGCAACGCCAGCACCGCGCCATTCTGGATGCGATCATATGCGGAGAAGGCGCACGTGCCGAGGCGCTGACCCGCGAACATGCGCGCCTTGCACTGATCAACTTTGACCACCTGAACAAAGCCCGAGCTAAACTCTCAACCAGGGTGCCGGGTCTGGCATTGGTTGCGTCAGAACCAGGGCCGGGTTCGTGA
- a CDS encoding TRAP transporter substrate-binding protein → MKDSINRRKFLRGSAVAGAAALATPALADGHGVTLKMQAAWGGGIFLENAQSFAARVNEMSGGSLTIEVLSVDSVVKTSQMQDAVHRGVLDAAHMVTAYWYGKSKTASLFGTGPCFGWSSQEVLGWIYAGGGQELFDELMAELQLNVVSFFNSPMPAQPLGWFNQQITDASQMNGLKYRTVGLAADVMLEMGMSVVQLPGGEIQPAMKSGLIDAAEFNNPTSDRDFGMQDVSKNYMLASYHQSQEFFEITFNKDKFNALSPEHQAIIKNASMAENSGFYWGNTKRYSDDLLKLQESDGVAVHRTPDSVLEEQLKAWDVVANRIAGEDPFFAKVMESQKAYAKDVMNYLNLNQPDYKLAYNHYFS, encoded by the coding sequence ATGAAAGATTCTATCAACCGAAGAAAATTCCTGCGTGGTTCGGCCGTTGCTGGTGCCGCAGCATTGGCGACACCTGCACTTGCAGATGGCCACGGCGTAACGCTCAAGATGCAAGCGGCCTGGGGTGGCGGCATTTTCCTTGAGAACGCACAGTCCTTTGCGGCGCGCGTCAATGAAATGTCCGGCGGATCGCTGACCATCGAAGTGCTTTCAGTCGATTCCGTTGTCAAAACCAGCCAGATGCAGGACGCGGTGCATCGTGGTGTTCTGGATGCAGCTCATATGGTGACTGCATACTGGTACGGCAAATCCAAGACGGCATCGCTGTTTGGCACCGGTCCCTGCTTTGGCTGGTCGAGCCAGGAAGTTTTGGGCTGGATCTATGCTGGCGGCGGACAGGAGCTTTTTGACGAGCTGATGGCAGAGCTGCAGCTCAACGTCGTCTCATTCTTCAACTCGCCGATGCCAGCGCAACCGCTGGGCTGGTTCAATCAGCAGATCACTGATGCGTCGCAAATGAATGGTCTGAAATACCGGACCGTTGGTCTGGCGGCGGACGTGATGCTTGAAATGGGCATGTCGGTTGTTCAGCTGCCGGGTGGTGAAATTCAGCCTGCGATGAAGTCCGGCCTGATCGACGCGGCCGAATTCAACAACCCGACCTCTGACCGTGATTTCGGTATGCAGGACGTCTCCAAGAACTACATGCTGGCGTCCTATCACCAGTCTCAGGAATTCTTTGAGATCACCTTCAACAAGGACAAGTTCAACGCATTGTCACCTGAGCATCAGGCGATCATCAAGAACGCGTCAATGGCGGAAAACTCAGGCTTTTACTGGGGCAACACCAAACGCTATTCCGATGACCTGCTCAAACTTCAGGAGAGTGACGGCGTTGCCGTTCACCGCACACCTGACAGTGTGTTGGAAGAACAGCTCAAAGCCTGGGACGTGGTGGCAAACCGCATCGCCGGCGAAGACCCGTTCTTTGCCAAGGTGATGGAATCGCAGAAGGCTTACGCCAAGGATGTGATGAACTATCTCAACCTGAACCAGCCTGACTACAAATTGGCTTACAATCACTACTTCAGCTGA
- a CDS encoding TRAP transporter large permease subunit → MSNPEVALMMLGLFIVLVLLGFPIAFTLLAMGVAFGYYAYHQGHPIEQFSDIFDNNIFYLLNQNTYSVMENPTLVAIPLFLFMGYVVERANIVDKLFFSLYMAARNLPGSLAIAALLTCAVFSTASGIVGAVVTLMGLLAFPAMANANYNKSFASGVICAGGTLGILIPPSIMLIVYAAIADLSPLRLYAAAVFPGLLLAGLYIVYVILRVWSNPSLAPKPTMEDVPPPKEIYKDLLFSFVPLTVLIALVLGSILGGLATPAEAAAMGALGGMVLAVLYRSMTWTKLKESVFLTAKSTAMVCWLFVGSWTFASVFSYLGGHDIIADWVGGMDLEPWEFLVLAQIIIFLLGWPLEWSEILIIFVPIFLPLLEVFGVNPYFFAMLIALNLQTSFLTPPMAMSAYYLKGVLKNQIELMEIFRGIMPYLGIVILTMVLMYMFPGIALWFPDFLFGEYIP, encoded by the coding sequence ATGTCAAATCCCGAAGTCGCCCTGATGATGCTTGGGCTGTTTATTGTCCTTGTTCTCCTTGGTTTTCCGATTGCTTTCACTCTGCTCGCGATGGGGGTTGCTTTTGGCTATTACGCCTATCACCAAGGTCACCCGATTGAGCAGTTTAGCGATATTTTCGACAATAATATCTTCTATCTGCTGAACCAGAACACTTATTCGGTGATGGAAAACCCGACCCTTGTCGCGATCCCGCTGTTCTTGTTCATGGGCTATGTGGTGGAGCGCGCCAACATCGTCGATAAGCTATTCTTCTCGCTTTATATGGCGGCGCGCAATTTGCCCGGAAGCCTTGCCATTGCGGCGCTGCTGACCTGTGCGGTGTTCTCTACGGCCTCGGGCATCGTAGGCGCGGTTGTCACGCTGATGGGGCTGCTGGCCTTTCCGGCCATGGCCAATGCGAATTACAACAAGAGCTTTGCTTCCGGGGTGATCTGCGCGGGGGGGACACTGGGCATCCTGATCCCGCCTTCCATCATGCTGATTGTCTATGCCGCGATCGCCGATCTGTCGCCCTTGCGCCTTTATGCAGCCGCAGTCTTTCCAGGTCTGCTGCTGGCGGGGCTTTATATCGTCTACGTGATCTTACGGGTCTGGTCGAACCCGTCACTGGCACCAAAGCCAACAATGGAAGACGTCCCGCCACCCAAAGAAATCTACAAGGATCTGCTGTTCAGCTTCGTACCGCTCACAGTCCTGATCGCCCTTGTCCTCGGCTCCATCCTTGGTGGTCTCGCAACACCCGCGGAAGCGGCGGCAATGGGGGCCTTGGGGGGCATGGTTCTGGCGGTACTTTACCGCTCAATGACATGGACCAAGCTTAAGGAAAGCGTATTCCTGACGGCGAAATCCACAGCAATGGTGTGTTGGCTCTTTGTCGGGTCATGGACTTTTGCTTCTGTGTTTTCCTATCTCGGAGGCCACGACATAATCGCGGACTGGGTCGGCGGCATGGACCTTGAACCATGGGAATTCCTCGTGCTGGCGCAGATCATCATCTTCTTGCTGGGCTGGCCGCTGGAGTGGTCCGAAATCCTGATCATCTTCGTGCCAATCTTCCTGCCGTTGCTCGAGGTTTTTGGGGTCAACCCGTATTTCTTTGCGATGCTGATTGCGTTGAACCTGCAAACGTCCTTTTTGACCCCGCCGATGGCGATGTCGGCGTATTATCTAAAAGGGGTGCTCAAGAATCAGATCGAACTGATGGAAATCTTCCGTGGCATCATGCCCTATCTGGGCATCGTCATCCTTACGATGGTGTTGATGTACATGTTCCCAGGCATCGCACTCTGGTTCCCGGACTTCCTGTTTGGTGAATACATCCCGTGA
- a CDS encoding TRAP transporter small permease subunit, which produces MKFVHSIEGLSLWVGRAFGWCILILTLSVSYEVFVRYVLNSPTVWAFDMMIQMYGALFLMCGAYALAQDTHVRADVIYRLFPVKVQASLDFVLYFLFFFPGILALAWYGWEIASDSWRYKEVSFNSPASIQIYFFKTLIPLSGVLLAIQGIAELVRCVIAMRTGSWPERLADVKETEDLLTEADLEAIRAFAPDKK; this is translated from the coding sequence ATGAAATTTGTACATTCCATAGAGGGACTGAGCCTTTGGGTCGGACGCGCCTTTGGATGGTGTATTCTGATCCTGACGCTGTCAGTTTCATATGAGGTTTTTGTCCGTTACGTCTTGAATTCGCCAACCGTCTGGGCCTTTGACATGATGATCCAGATGTACGGTGCGCTGTTCTTGATGTGTGGTGCCTACGCCTTGGCGCAGGATACGCATGTGCGCGCCGATGTGATTTACCGGCTGTTCCCTGTCAAAGTGCAGGCAAGTTTGGACTTTGTACTCTATTTTCTGTTCTTTTTTCCCGGCATTCTGGCCCTCGCCTGGTACGGCTGGGAAATCGCCTCGGACAGTTGGCGCTACAAAGAGGTTAGCTTTAACAGCCCCGCCAGCATCCAGATCTATTTTTTCAAGACGCTGATCCCGCTTTCGGGCGTTTTGCTTGCCATCCAGGGCATTGCTGAACTGGTACGCTGCGTGATCGCCATGCGTACCGGCTCGTGGCCCGAACGGCTGGCAGATGTGAAAGAAACCGAAGACCTGCTGACCGAGGCCGATCTGGAGGCAATCCGCGCCTTCGCTCCGGACAAGAAATAA
- a CDS encoding LysR family transcriptional regulator, with the protein MTLSLRAMRYVQAALRLGSITGAADAMHVTPSAIAAALDQAEAAFGMTLVTRARAKGIFPTLAGRDVGRRIDDFLERYDTLLTGVSDLQSSLSGNLAIGYNAPIAPAFLPVLTAQMFAAHPDLTFTFAEGDNVSVQKGLLDGKFDVILFVEELPNPQIEAQPLIFAPTYCLCPADHALAQFDTVTVSQIVNEPLILLDRPAARGYYLEVLDQGGKDLCIVATANSTEMVRSLVASRIGISLLNMKPRDVPSYAGSNISCVPIADSTSGVTLSLGFAPGPKRRLVQMFVDNCAAFFEEPLGTDLIVPKA; encoded by the coding sequence ATGACTCTCTCTCTTCGCGCCATGCGTTATGTTCAGGCGGCCTTGCGACTTGGCAGTATCACGGGCGCTGCGGATGCCATGCATGTGACGCCGTCCGCCATTGCCGCAGCTCTCGATCAAGCCGAAGCCGCTTTCGGCATGACGCTTGTTACCCGCGCGCGGGCTAAAGGAATATTCCCCACGCTGGCAGGTCGCGATGTCGGGCGGCGCATCGACGATTTTTTGGAAAGGTATGATACGTTACTGACAGGCGTCTCTGACCTGCAATCAAGCCTCTCTGGCAACCTGGCGATCGGCTACAATGCACCGATCGCCCCGGCTTTTCTGCCAGTGCTTACCGCACAGATGTTTGCGGCCCATCCCGATCTGACTTTTACATTTGCGGAAGGCGACAACGTCTCCGTCCAGAAGGGATTGCTGGACGGAAAATTCGATGTGATCCTGTTTGTCGAAGAATTGCCAAATCCGCAAATTGAAGCGCAACCGCTTATCTTTGCACCCACCTATTGTCTGTGTCCGGCAGATCATGCCCTTGCGCAGTTTGACACTGTGACAGTTTCCCAAATCGTAAACGAGCCGCTTATCCTTTTGGACCGGCCCGCCGCGCGCGGGTATTATCTGGAAGTCCTCGATCAAGGGGGCAAAGACCTTTGTATCGTCGCAACCGCCAATTCGACCGAAATGGTTCGTTCGCTTGTCGCCTCCAGGATTGGGATTTCCCTTTTGAACATGAAGCCGCGTGACGTCCCGAGCTACGCAGGAAGCAACATAAGCTGCGTGCCAATCGCCGATAGCACAAGCGGCGTCACCCTTTCGCTCGGGTTTGCACCGGGGCCAAAACGAAGACTGGTGCAAATGTTCGTTGATAATTGCGCTGCATTTTTTGAAGAGCCATTGGGCACCGATTTGATTGTTCCAAAAGCCTAA
- a CDS encoding hemerythrin domain-containing protein, whose product MVNPTSGDALQLDLRTGLPDALKVLLMDYPRAGWEAHAGYDGLIRFWLDRHMMFRRILERLLTQTEETLDRRMDVALFHQQTGRLGSAFVQELHGHHSIEDAHYFPVLSGKDARIARAFDLLDQDHHALDGHINSFVEHANGALQAQSAGDAAIGQFHKNLKDLARMLDRHLIDEEEIVVPVILHYGTGDLT is encoded by the coding sequence ATGGTCAACCCAACATCAGGTGACGCGCTTCAGCTTGATCTGCGAACCGGATTGCCGGATGCGCTGAAGGTCCTGCTAATGGACTATCCCCGCGCCGGTTGGGAAGCGCACGCAGGGTATGATGGCCTCATCCGTTTTTGGCTGGATCGGCATATGATGTTCCGCCGGATCTTGGAACGATTGCTGACGCAAACCGAAGAGACCCTTGATCGGCGCATGGACGTTGCCCTTTTTCATCAGCAGACCGGGCGGCTTGGATCTGCCTTCGTGCAGGAACTGCATGGACACCACAGCATTGAAGATGCACATTATTTTCCGGTTCTAAGCGGCAAAGACGCCCGTATTGCACGTGCATTTGACCTTTTGGATCAAGACCACCATGCGCTGGACGGGCACATTAATAGCTTTGTCGAACACGCGAACGGCGCGCTTCAGGCGCAAAGTGCTGGCGATGCGGCAATTGGACAATTCCACAAAAATCTCAAGGATCTCGCAAGAATGTTGGATCGGCACCTGATCGACGAGGAAGAAATCGTCGTTCCGGTGATCTTACACTATGGTACGGGGGATTTAACCTAA